Proteins from a single region of Pseudomonas sp. BSw22131:
- a CDS encoding FadR/GntR family transcriptional regulator: MENQSAPPRARRKHRSLAQELVTELSERIRSGLLKRGDKLPTESAIMDEQGVSRTVVREAISRLQASGLVETRHGIGTFVLDTPSPSGFRVDPATIVTLRDVLAILELRISLEVESAGLAAQRRSPEQLADMRAALDALNEGVSHSSDSVGPDFQFHMAIALSTGNRYFTDIMNHLGTSIIPRTRLNSARLAHDDNQHYMSRLSREHEEIYDAIARQDSDAARAAMRLHLTNSRERLRHAHEEAESQRA, translated from the coding sequence ATGGAAAATCAGAGTGCTCCGCCTCGCGCCCGCAGAAAGCACCGTAGCTTGGCTCAAGAGTTGGTGACCGAGTTGTCCGAGCGTATCCGCAGCGGTTTGTTGAAGCGCGGAGACAAGTTGCCCACTGAGTCGGCAATCATGGACGAGCAAGGCGTGAGCCGTACGGTGGTTCGTGAGGCCATCTCACGCCTGCAGGCTTCCGGTCTGGTCGAGACGCGGCACGGCATCGGCACTTTTGTGCTGGACACCCCAAGCCCGAGTGGCTTTCGTGTCGATCCGGCGACCATCGTCACGCTGCGGGATGTGCTGGCGATTCTCGAATTGCGCATCAGCCTGGAAGTGGAGTCGGCCGGCTTGGCCGCTCAGCGGCGGTCTCCGGAGCAATTGGCCGATATGCGTGCGGCACTGGATGCGCTGAACGAGGGCGTGTCGCACTCGAGCGATTCCGTCGGGCCGGATTTCCAGTTTCACATGGCGATTGCGCTGTCGACCGGCAATCGTTATTTCACTGACATCATGAATCATCTGGGCACCAGCATCATTCCGCGTACCCGGTTGAATTCCGCGCGCCTGGCCCACGACGACAACCAGCACTACATGAGCCGCCTGAGCCGCGAGCACGAGGAAATCTACGACGCTATCGCGCGCCAGGATTCCGATGCTGCCCGCGCCGCCATGCGCCTGCACCTGACCAACAGCCGCGAACGCCTGCGCCATGCCCATGAAGAGGCTGAGTCGCAGCGGGCTTGA
- a CDS encoding ABC transporter ATP-binding protein/permease has product MNLNAEESKVNDTVSGNFFPRVWKLVTPYWRSEEKGMAWVLLVAVIVLSLFSVFISVLVNSWYRDFYNALQNKDLAAFTHLILYFCGIAAIAILGAVYRLYLTQMLTIRWRRWLTEQHFAKWLAHKNYYRLEQGGYTDNPDQRLSEDLNNFTSDTLSLSLGLLRTVVSLVSFSVILWGVSGSIELFGITIPGYMFWAALLYAAVGSWLTHLIGKRLILLSNQQQRYEADMRFSLVRVRENAESIALSDGEANENQRLSARFGMVWSNFWTIMKVQKRLTFFTAGYSQIAIIFAFVVAAPRYFAGKIELGELMQINSAFGNVQENFSWFIDAYASLASWRATSDRLLSFRQAMDQNEARVPAIDVNHEQNALHLAGLDLSLAGGRQLLSNANASIAAGDKVMLSGRSGSGKSTLLRAMGGLWIDGHGAVKLPAQRSLFLPQKPYLPIGTLREALSYPQAPEVYPAERFAEILETCRLGYLILRLDENNHWQRMLSPGEQQRVAFARALLYAPQWLYLDEATSAMDEEDEAALYQALIDELPGLTLLSIGHRSSLKRFHGRHLRIEDGQLREQPLPEAAV; this is encoded by the coding sequence ATGAATTTGAATGCCGAAGAATCCAAGGTCAACGACACCGTGTCCGGGAATTTTTTCCCTCGTGTCTGGAAGCTGGTAACGCCTTACTGGCGCAGTGAAGAAAAGGGCATGGCATGGGTGCTGCTGGTCGCCGTTATCGTCCTGTCATTGTTCAGTGTTTTCATCTCGGTGCTGGTCAACAGTTGGTACCGTGACTTCTATAACGCCCTGCAGAACAAAGACCTTGCTGCATTTACTCACCTGATCCTGTACTTCTGCGGGATCGCTGCGATTGCGATTCTTGGCGCGGTTTACCGGCTGTACCTGACGCAGATGCTGACCATTCGCTGGCGCCGCTGGCTGACCGAACAACACTTCGCCAAGTGGCTCGCGCACAAGAATTACTACCGGCTGGAGCAGGGCGGCTACACCGATAACCCCGACCAGCGTTTGTCCGAAGACCTGAACAATTTCACCTCCGACACCCTGAGCCTGAGCTTGGGTCTGCTGCGCACCGTGGTCAGTCTGGTGTCGTTCTCGGTTATTTTGTGGGGCGTCTCCGGCAGCATCGAGCTGTTCGGCATCACCATTCCCGGCTACATGTTCTGGGCTGCGTTGCTCTACGCCGCTGTAGGTAGCTGGCTGACGCACTTGATCGGCAAGCGCCTGATCCTGCTAAGCAACCAACAACAACGGTATGAAGCCGACATGCGTTTCTCACTGGTGCGCGTTCGCGAGAATGCCGAAAGCATCGCCCTGTCCGATGGCGAGGCCAACGAGAATCAGCGTCTGAGCGCACGGTTCGGCATGGTCTGGAGCAACTTCTGGACCATCATGAAAGTGCAGAAACGCCTGACGTTCTTCACCGCTGGCTATTCGCAAATCGCCATCATTTTTGCTTTTGTGGTCGCTGCTCCACGCTATTTCGCGGGCAAGATCGAGCTGGGCGAACTGATGCAGATCAATTCGGCGTTCGGCAATGTGCAGGAAAACTTCAGCTGGTTCATTGATGCCTATGCGTCGCTGGCGTCGTGGCGCGCGACTTCTGATCGTCTGCTGAGCTTTCGTCAGGCCATGGACCAAAACGAAGCGCGTGTGCCTGCCATTGACGTGAACCATGAGCAAAACGCTTTGCATCTCGCGGGACTGGACCTGTCGCTGGCCGGTGGTCGTCAGTTGCTGAGCAACGCCAACGCAAGCATTGCCGCAGGCGACAAGGTCATGCTGAGCGGTCGTTCCGGCAGCGGTAAAAGTACCTTGTTGCGGGCGATGGGCGGTTTGTGGATCGACGGGCACGGCGCGGTAAAACTACCGGCGCAACGTTCGTTATTTCTGCCGCAGAAACCGTATCTGCCCATCGGGACGCTGCGTGAGGCATTGAGTTATCCACAGGCGCCGGAGGTGTATCCGGCCGAACGCTTCGCCGAAATTCTCGAGACGTGCCGCCTTGGCTATCTGATCCTGCGTCTGGATGAAAACAACCACTGGCAACGCATGCTTTCGCCCGGTGAGCAGCAGCGTGTCGCGTTTGCCCGTGCTTTGCTGTACGCACCGCAATGGCTGTATCTGGACGAAGCGACTTCGGCGATGGATGAAGAGGACGAAGCGGCGTTGTATCAGGCGCTGATTGATGAACTGCCGGGCCTGACGTTGCTCAGCATCGGCCATCGCAGCAGCCTCAAGCGCTTCCACGGTCGCCACTTGCGTATCGAAGACGGGCAACTGCGCGAACAACCGTTGCCGGAGGCAGCGGTGTAA
- a CDS encoding response regulator transcription factor, producing the protein MTDEIQVEGAELPHLLLVDDDATFTRVMARAMARRGFRVTTAGSAEEGLTLAQADIPDYAAVDLKMEGDSGLVLLPKLLELDPEMRVLILTGYSSIATAVEAIKRGACNYLCKPADADDVLAALLSEHADLDTLVPENPMSVDRLQWEHIQRVLTEHEGNISATARALGMHRRTLQRKLQKRPVRR; encoded by the coding sequence ATGACCGACGAGATTCAGGTTGAAGGCGCAGAGCTGCCGCATTTGTTGCTGGTCGACGATGACGCCACGTTCACCCGTGTGATGGCGCGTGCCATGGCGCGGCGCGGTTTTCGCGTGACCACCGCAGGCTCCGCCGAAGAGGGGCTGACCCTGGCCCAGGCCGATATCCCGGACTACGCCGCTGTCGATCTGAAAATGGAAGGCGATTCAGGGCTGGTGCTACTGCCGAAGCTGCTGGAGCTGGACCCGGAAATGCGGGTGCTGATACTGACCGGTTATTCGAGCATCGCCACGGCGGTGGAGGCGATCAAGCGCGGCGCCTGCAATTACCTGTGCAAACCTGCCGACGCCGACGACGTGCTGGCGGCATTGCTCTCCGAGCACGCGGATCTCGACACGCTGGTGCCGGAAAACCCGATGTCGGTGGACCGCTTGCAGTGGGAGCACATTCAACGCGTGTTGACCGAACACGAGGGCAATATCTCCGCCACCGCGCGAGCGTTGGGCATGCATCGCCGAACGCTGCAACGCAAGCTGCAAAAGCGTCCTGTCCGTCGCTGA
- a CDS encoding ATP-binding protein, whose product MLAPVQMLSATRQNLWRLTFIRVLVLAAQAGSVAVAYLFNLLPLPWLQLDITLGFSAIVCLLTALRLRTSWPVTELEYAVQLAFDLFIHSALLFFSGGSTNPFVSYYLVPLTIAAVTLPWRYSLILSGIALALYTLMLAQFYPLEAFAVSREKLQIYGMWLSFALAAGVITFFAARMAEELRRQEHMRALRREEAARDQQLLAVATEAAGAAHELGTPLATMSVLLKEMRQDHHDPALQEDLSILQDQVKLCKETLQQLVRAAEANRRLAVQEQTVSHWLDQALNRWHLMRPEASYRFQRLGQGKLPLISPPPDLTQALLNLLNNAADACAEGLEVNLDWDEHEICISIRDHGAGVPLAIAEQIGKPFFTTKGKGFGLGLFLSKASVTRAGGSVKLYPHEEGGTLTELRLPRDARGDEA is encoded by the coding sequence ATGCTCGCCCCCGTCCAAATGCTTTCAGCCACCCGCCAGAACCTCTGGCGGCTGACTTTTATACGCGTACTCGTACTCGCCGCGCAGGCAGGTTCGGTGGCCGTCGCTTACCTGTTCAACCTGCTACCACTGCCGTGGCTACAACTGGACATCACCCTCGGTTTCTCCGCCATCGTTTGCCTGTTGACCGCACTGCGGCTGCGAACTTCCTGGCCGGTGACCGAGCTTGAATACGCTGTCCAGCTGGCGTTCGACCTGTTTATCCACAGCGCACTGCTGTTTTTCTCAGGCGGCTCGACCAACCCTTTCGTTTCTTATTATCTGGTGCCGCTGACCATTGCTGCCGTGACCTTGCCGTGGCGCTATTCGCTGATCCTGTCGGGTATTGCGTTGGCGCTGTACACGCTGATGCTGGCGCAGTTCTATCCGCTTGAAGCGTTTGCGGTGTCCCGGGAAAAACTACAGATATATGGCATGTGGCTGAGCTTTGCGCTTGCTGCGGGCGTGATCACGTTCTTTGCCGCACGCATGGCCGAAGAGCTGCGCCGGCAGGAGCACATGCGGGCGTTGCGACGGGAGGAGGCCGCGAGGGATCAGCAATTGCTAGCTGTTGCCACCGAAGCGGCCGGCGCCGCACACGAGCTCGGCACCCCTTTGGCGACCATGAGCGTGTTGCTCAAAGAGATGCGTCAGGACCACCACGATCCGGCGCTACAGGAAGACCTCTCGATCCTCCAGGATCAGGTCAAGCTGTGTAAGGAAACCCTGCAACAGCTGGTGCGCGCCGCTGAAGCCAATCGGCGGCTGGCGGTGCAGGAGCAAACAGTTAGCCACTGGCTTGATCAGGCGCTCAATCGCTGGCATCTCATGCGCCCCGAAGCCAGCTATCGTTTTCAAAGGCTGGGGCAAGGCAAGCTGCCGTTGATATCGCCGCCGCCGGACCTTACGCAGGCCTTGCTCAACTTGTTGAACAACGCCGCCGACGCCTGTGCCGAAGGGCTCGAGGTGAATCTGGACTGGGATGAACACGAAATCTGTATCAGCATTCGTGACCACGGGGCCGGTGTGCCATTGGCGATCGCAGAGCAGATCGGCAAACCTTTTTTTACAACGAAGGGCAAAGGTTTCGGCCTGGGCCTGTTCTTGAGCAAAGCCAGCGTGACCCGCGCGGGCGGCTCGGTGAAACTCTATCCTCACGAGGAAGGCGGTACGCTCACCGAGCTGCGCCTGCCCCGTGACGCACGAGGAGATGAAGCATGA
- a CDS encoding SIMPL domain-containing protein (The SIMPL domain is named for its presence in mouse protein SIMPL (signalling molecule that associates with mouse pelle-like kinase). Bacterial member BP26, from Brucella, was shown to assemble into a channel-like structure, while YggE from E. coli has been associated with resistance to oxidative stress.) → MLSHHPIATLIAIGTVAFASMPAMADDVHYNQVSVRAEVNQEVQRDLMSVTLYSESQNADPAKLAAEITENLNKALGQARQVKGITIRQGNRNSYPIYDDKGQKITGWRERAELRLESADFAALSKLTGEMLGAEMKMGGMDFSISKPARKASEDTLLKDAVAAFRTRAQLVTDALGGSSYKLVNLNLNTAGYPQPYMRGPVMMMKAERSDAAAPTPEVEAGTAEVSVTADGVIEVAIP, encoded by the coding sequence ATGCTCAGCCATCACCCTATCGCCACCCTCATCGCCATCGGCACAGTGGCGTTTGCCAGCATGCCTGCTATGGCGGACGACGTTCACTACAACCAGGTTTCAGTACGCGCCGAGGTCAATCAAGAGGTTCAGCGCGACCTGATGTCAGTCACGCTGTACAGCGAATCGCAAAACGCCGACCCGGCAAAACTGGCCGCAGAAATCACCGAAAACCTGAACAAGGCATTGGGTCAGGCGCGTCAGGTGAAAGGGATCACCATTCGTCAGGGCAATCGCAACAGCTACCCCATTTACGACGACAAGGGCCAGAAAATCACTGGCTGGCGCGAGCGTGCCGAGCTTCGACTGGAGAGCGCCGACTTTGCCGCGCTCTCCAAGCTGACCGGGGAAATGCTCGGCGCCGAAATGAAGATGGGCGGCATGGATTTCTCCATCTCCAAACCTGCGCGTAAAGCCAGCGAAGACACCCTGCTCAAAGACGCCGTTGCGGCCTTCCGCACCCGCGCCCAACTGGTGACCGACGCGCTGGGTGGCAGCAGCTATAAGCTGGTCAACCTGAACCTCAACACCGCCGGCTACCCTCAGCCCTACATGCGCGGGCCGGTGATGATGATGAAAGCGGAGCGCTCCGATGCAGCAGCGCCGACTCCGGAAGTGGAAGCCGGGACCGCGGAAGTCAGCGTGACGGCCGATGGCGTGATCGAAGTCGCCATCCCTTGA
- a CDS encoding HET-C-related protein: MSFQALAIKQTPLTDQPLHSTFALETLTQVAKAQGPDAFTSLIQQIFGSDIEPHTCAKLRTLLLAGEVQNPTITLTESLGYDADYDNRERTIRIDWGFYLRTAQGPNAHWLMDALLHEFGHHIDNLLRRDLCDLNEHSAPLVDGDAAGEEGERFSYWMARIGQHADDEFTIARPVKTGAYTHEIQANWKEAAARIQARYNERHGHYDASHSHPDREPFEAGEGDDHKRTHQQIETVLIGLGFDRDETHMVYFGNWLRDYSQLLDPKIVRATTMPKNFPDVLSRDALTRIVDVMAVKHFRLRRHFPEHFTVSPQMLGVYRPTEHIDNPKVSDPQASEPTLRDKDFEPLVRDGNPLLDVDYETSMKRYMAQSVTFMQAELKIAMQERSVSNLRAFGSALHVLEDFFAHSNFVELSLIKNGHTDVVAWTSPAPCKAGIPLVTGMFGPTDVLASLAGPLGEILFSTEDVTYMPVKAGDRSPREQVLLILLEEHHNPSYLEAFNTYLTTRDEWVDLPFVEFLQRCAQYLLGLSSVVGNGVGIIMKDLLTHLGENVDDWQTRYGQDPHLNGSTDPTHSQLAKDHAEHPLHLLAASLASDAVKQVAQAMTDYWNGDTSADPIAVATAYFKHPQDCDWQDAPVITWAAANPEALRRSQSKTELAEISKTLARSGSRALEQLRKDSTAYLTFLRGEFLDANSPIWFLNSLTPLGQLSKGALKYLKLI, translated from the coding sequence ATGTCTTTCCAGGCACTGGCGATAAAACAGACCCCGCTTACCGATCAACCTCTGCACAGCACCTTTGCGCTGGAAACGTTGACCCAGGTGGCGAAAGCCCAAGGGCCCGACGCGTTCACCTCACTCATCCAGCAGATATTTGGAAGCGACATTGAGCCCCACACCTGCGCAAAACTTCGCACGTTGCTGTTGGCTGGCGAGGTGCAGAACCCGACGATCACCCTCACCGAGTCCTTGGGCTACGACGCCGACTATGACAACCGCGAACGCACGATCCGCATCGATTGGGGGTTTTACCTGCGCACCGCACAAGGACCCAACGCGCACTGGTTGATGGATGCATTGCTGCACGAGTTCGGTCATCACATCGACAACCTGTTGCGACGCGATCTCTGTGATCTCAATGAGCACAGCGCTCCTTTGGTCGACGGCGATGCCGCCGGGGAAGAAGGCGAGCGTTTCTCCTATTGGATGGCGCGTATCGGCCAGCATGCAGACGATGAGTTCACCATCGCCCGCCCCGTGAAAACCGGCGCCTACACCCACGAAATCCAGGCCAACTGGAAGGAAGCCGCCGCGCGCATTCAGGCACGCTACAACGAACGCCACGGTCACTACGATGCCAGCCACTCTCACCCAGACCGCGAACCGTTCGAAGCCGGTGAAGGTGACGATCACAAGCGCACTCACCAGCAGATCGAAACCGTACTGATCGGCCTGGGGTTTGATCGGGACGAAACTCACATGGTGTATTTCGGCAATTGGCTGCGTGATTACTCGCAACTGCTCGACCCGAAGATCGTTCGCGCAACGACAATGCCCAAAAACTTCCCGGACGTGTTGTCCCGCGATGCGTTGACACGGATCGTTGACGTGATGGCAGTCAAGCACTTCAGGCTCAGACGCCACTTTCCGGAACACTTCACTGTCTCCCCACAAATGCTGGGGGTGTACCGCCCTACCGAGCACATCGACAACCCAAAAGTCAGCGACCCGCAGGCGTCTGAACCCACTCTTCGCGACAAGGATTTCGAACCGCTTGTGCGTGACGGCAATCCGCTGCTGGACGTTGATTACGAGACGTCGATGAAGCGCTACATGGCGCAGTCGGTCACGTTCATGCAGGCAGAACTGAAAATAGCGATGCAGGAGCGCTCCGTCAGCAACTTGCGGGCATTCGGTTCCGCTCTGCATGTGCTGGAGGACTTCTTTGCGCACTCCAATTTCGTCGAACTGAGCCTGATCAAGAACGGCCACACTGACGTCGTTGCGTGGACCTCGCCCGCCCCTTGTAAAGCTGGCATTCCCCTGGTGACAGGCATGTTTGGTCCCACCGATGTGCTGGCAAGTCTCGCCGGGCCGTTGGGTGAAATTCTGTTTTCCACGGAAGACGTGACGTACATGCCTGTAAAAGCAGGTGATCGCAGCCCCAGGGAGCAAGTGTTGTTAATCCTGCTGGAGGAGCACCACAACCCAAGTTATCTGGAAGCGTTCAACACCTATCTGACTACCCGTGACGAATGGGTGGATTTGCCGTTCGTTGAGTTTTTGCAACGCTGTGCGCAGTACCTGCTGGGGCTTTCTTCCGTCGTCGGTAACGGGGTTGGCATCATCATGAAAGACCTGCTAACCCATCTGGGTGAGAACGTCGACGACTGGCAAACCCGTTATGGACAGGATCCACACCTGAACGGCTCGACCGATCCGACCCACTCGCAACTGGCCAAGGATCATGCTGAGCATCCTCTTCATCTGCTCGCCGCTTCGCTGGCCTCTGACGCCGTCAAACAAGTCGCTCAGGCCATGACCGACTACTGGAATGGCGACACCAGCGCAGACCCTATTGCCGTAGCAACCGCCTATTTCAAACATCCACAGGATTGCGACTGGCAGGACGCGCCTGTCATTACCTGGGCCGCTGCCAATCCTGAAGCGTTACGCCGTAGCCAGTCGAAGACTGAACTCGCTGAAATCAGCAAGACGCTCGCGCGCTCCGGGAGCAGAGCCTTGGAGCAACTGAGAAAAGACAGCACGGCCTATCTCACCTTCCTGCGGGGTGAGTTTCTGGATGCGAACTCGCCGATCTGGTTCCTGAATAGCCTGACGCCCCTCGGCCAGCTGTCAAAAGGAGCGCTCAAATACCTGAAACTCATCTGA
- a CDS encoding ABC transporter substrate-binding protein → MGKTFQPLLLTAAMLACAPMVQAASTLVYCSEASPAGFDPSQYTSGTEFDASAETVFNRLTQFKRGGTEVEPGLATKWDVSGEGLVYTFHLRPGVKFHTTDYFTPTRDFNADDVLFTFKRLLNPDDPFRKAYPSESPYFTDMGMNTTIKNVEKVDEQTVRFSLNNIDAAFIQNLAMSFASIQSAEYGAQLLKEGKAADINQKPIGTGPFVFKRYQKDSQIRYTGNTAYWKPEDVKIDNLIFSINTDPAVRLQKLKTNECQVSGYPRPQEIEEAQKDPNLKVLSQAGFNLGFLAYNVTHPPLDQLKVRQALDMAIDKPAIIKAVYQSAGQLAQNALPPDQWSYDPSIKDAPYDPEKARQLLKEAGVAPGTQINLWAMTVQRASNPNARMSAQMIQQDWAKIGIKANIVSYEWGEYIKRAKAGEHDAMIYGWTGDNGDPDNWLGVLYSCAAVKGSNYAKWCNPAYDKLVNQAKLTSNRDERIKLYQQAQHVLKADVPITPIANSKVFQPMRKEVQDFKLSPFGLTPFYGVSLSK, encoded by the coding sequence ATGGGCAAGACGTTTCAACCCCTGCTGCTCACCGCAGCGATGCTGGCGTGTGCGCCGATGGTTCAGGCTGCGAGCACGCTGGTGTACTGCTCCGAAGCGAGCCCCGCCGGCTTCGACCCAAGCCAATACACTAGCGGAACCGAGTTCGATGCCTCGGCAGAGACCGTCTTCAACCGGCTGACCCAGTTCAAGCGTGGCGGCACTGAAGTCGAGCCGGGGCTGGCGACAAAATGGGACGTGTCTGGCGAAGGGCTCGTCTACACCTTTCACCTGCGCCCTGGCGTGAAATTCCACACCACCGACTACTTCACGCCAACCCGGGACTTCAACGCCGATGACGTGCTGTTCACATTCAAACGCCTGCTGAATCCAGACGACCCCTTTCGCAAGGCCTACCCGTCGGAGTCGCCCTACTTCACCGACATGGGCATGAACACCACCATCAAAAACGTCGAGAAAGTTGACGAGCAGACCGTCCGCTTCAGCCTGAACAACATCGACGCAGCGTTTATTCAAAACCTGGCGATGAGCTTTGCGTCCATCCAGTCTGCTGAATATGGCGCGCAGTTGCTCAAGGAAGGCAAAGCTGCCGACATCAACCAAAAGCCCATCGGCACCGGGCCGTTCGTGTTCAAGCGCTACCAGAAAGACTCGCAGATTCGCTACACCGGCAACACGGCCTACTGGAAACCCGAAGACGTGAAGATCGACAACCTGATCTTCTCGATCAACACCGACCCCGCCGTGCGCCTGCAAAAACTGAAGACCAATGAATGCCAGGTCAGCGGTTACCCACGCCCGCAGGAAATCGAAGAAGCGCAGAAAGACCCCAACCTGAAAGTGCTGAGCCAGGCCGGCTTCAACCTTGGCTTTCTGGCCTACAACGTGACCCATCCACCGCTGGATCAACTCAAGGTTCGCCAGGCGCTGGATATGGCTATCGACAAGCCGGCGATCATCAAAGCGGTCTACCAAAGTGCGGGCCAGTTGGCGCAGAACGCGTTGCCGCCGGATCAGTGGAGTTACGACCCCAGCATCAAAGACGCGCCCTATGACCCGGAAAAAGCCAGACAGCTGTTGAAAGAAGCAGGCGTTGCCCCGGGCACGCAAATCAACTTGTGGGCCATGACCGTCCAGCGCGCCTCCAACCCCAATGCGCGGATGTCGGCGCAGATGATCCAGCAGGACTGGGCGAAGATCGGCATCAAGGCCAACATCGTCAGCTACGAATGGGGCGAATACATCAAGCGCGCCAAAGCCGGCGAACACGACGCCATGATCTACGGCTGGACAGGCGACAACGGCGATCCGGACAACTGGCTTGGCGTACTGTACAGCTGCGCGGCGGTCAAGGGCAGCAACTACGCCAAGTGGTGTAACCCGGCCTACGACAAGCTGGTCAATCAGGCAAAGCTGACCAGCAACCGCGATGAACGCATCAAGCTGTACCAGCAGGCACAGCACGTTCTGAAAGCGGATGTGCCGATCACGCCTATCGCCAACTCGAAGGTTTTCCAGCCGATGCGCAAGGAAGTCCAGGACTTCAAACTCAGCCCGTTTGGCCTCACGCCTTTCTATGGCGTCAGCCTGAGCAAATAG